The Lineus longissimus chromosome 2, tnLinLong1.2, whole genome shotgun sequence genome window below encodes:
- the LOC135503605 gene encoding uncharacterized protein LOC135503605 translates to MKDFGLLRLPLVIFMVLQATRWKLVQGVDYKVTLFVGPGQSAGTTAEVFGQLTGTLDTTASTSFGSTWLKGSSTSHIITNSRPIGQIKSVVIQKRPTGFGGDDGLQLTKVTVESTAMSSVATFQCPNICNIRFPNLLTRLHSSVDGNWSDWTVDCSCKSSNDAVESRTCSNPAPYFGGKDCVGEKSRIITNGCFKSVCKPPTTIPTTTVTNTATPVTTDDDNSRTTTTPAPTENALFLYGIPILATLVIIGIILVIALCVYFCCFAKKEKEEKPKHNQVVPNLERLEEGGSKPQSSMSGRPFVVEPIKHKPEGSGAPKQYTLPVFGPGAEKRELFGEDPTQDDSGDSRTSLLREESRTSTPVKAASLPSLQGQEENLYSEVAAPRDEVSTVGGIPVIVGATKWTTRTSAPSSPQKVIHREIVPHTISLPGNQIIRAGSVIESEDISEVTNKKCVILG, encoded by the exons ATGAAGGACTTCGGTCTCTTACGCCTCCCTTTGGTTATATTCATGGTGCTACAAGCCACCCGATGGAAACTCGTGCAAG GCGTTGATTACAAAGTCACACTCTTCGTAGGCCCTGGTCAATCAGCAGGTACCACAGCCGAGGTTTTCGGTCAACTCACAGGGACGCTAGATACCACTGCCTCCACTTCATTCGGGTCGACGTGGTTGAAAGGATC TTCCACATCACACATCATCACCAATTCGAGGCCCATCGGCCAAATAAAGTCAGTAGTCATACAGAAACGACCGACGGGCTTTGGAGGCGACGATGGGTTACAGCTTACCAAA GTGACCGTAGAAAGCACTGCCATGTCTAGTGTGGCGACATTCCAGTGTCCAAATATTTGCAATATCCGATTCCCAAATCTTCTCACAAGACTTCACTCATCAG TCGACGGCAACTGGAGTGATTGGACAGTGGACTGCTCTTGCAAGAGTTCCAACGATGCTGTTGAATCCCGAACCTGCTCAAATCCTGCTCCATATTTCGGAGGAAAAGATTGCGTTGGTGAAAAGAGTAGGATTATCACAAATGGTTGTTTTAAGAGCG TCTGTAAACCACCTACTACTATCCCAACCACTACGGTGACGAATACTGCAACGCCAGTGACAACCGACGATGATAATTCCAGGACGACAACAACTCCGGCGCCCACAGAAAACGCGTTATTTCTCTATG GTATACCAATCCTTGCAACTCTAGTGATAATCGGTATAATCTTGGTGATCGCCCTGTGCGTGTACTTCTGTTGCTTCgcgaagaaggagaaggaggaaAAACCAAAACACAACCAGGTCGTTCCTAACCTTGAACGTCTTGAGGAGGGTGGGAGTAAGCCGCAATCAAGCATGTCAGGGCGGCCATTTGTAGTCGAGCCGATAAAACACAAACCCGAAGGGTCTGGTGCACCAAAACAGTATACGCTACCCGTATTCGGGCCCGGGGCAGAAAAACGAGAACTATTCGGGGAGGATCCTACGCAGGACGATAGCGGTGACTCTCGGACCTCACTTTTGAGGGAAGAGAGTAGGACTAGTACGCCTGTGAAAGCGGCTTCCTTGCCCTCTTTGCAGGGTCAGGAGGAGAATTTATATAGTGAGGTGGCCGCTCCTAGAGACGAAGTGTCTACTGTGGGTGGGATACCGGTAATCGTAGGAGCCACAAAGTGGACAACTCGGACTTCTGCACCTTCTTCGCCGCAGAAAGTCATACATAGGGAAATTGTGCCGCATACCATTAGCCTTCCAGGGAATCAAATCATACGCGCTGGGTCCGTAATTGAATCCGAGGACATATCGGAAGTGACGAATAAGAAGTGCGTAATACTAGGTTAG